From a region of the Trichoderma atroviride chromosome 6, complete sequence genome:
- a CDS encoding uncharacterized protein (EggNog:ENOG41), with protein sequence MLSYFATLTTGRFQRRPESPAHKQLTEDIGDPNQLTSYPTTALAICPTGKCIASGLKSGDICLWDGNTGQRIRTSNILKHGSKVNYLAFSNGGQKLASVSHDKSVRLWDTKSGVLLKCFEEHSDWVRCVAFSSNGKYIASASDDYTVLIWDVTGVESPKTLTGHRGYCRCVAYSPDDSYIVSGGNDHQIIITGGDVDVTAVAVTPDSQRILASLSDGTLKVWDLGNEKERQALDKGKELQSITQETEQQPITQERELQPIPQEKELKSVTTSHKNGFNKLFFPSDAEQYVMTEVGPIYIGDDTAEQYVNHLPYALKYDETEQQWWITHLGQDVIFLPKEYHPEDKHAVAVLGHKVVIGCKSGQALLFSFKEGSLGLS encoded by the exons ATGTTAAGT TACTTTGCCACTCTTACCACTGGGAGATTTCAACGGCGCCCCGAGAGCCCTGCCCATAAACAGCTCACCGAGGACATCGGCGATCCTAATCAACTAACAAGCTACCCAACTACTGCTTTGGCCATTTGTCCTACTGGGAAATGCATCGCCTCCGGTCTGAAAAGTGGCGACATTTGTCTATGGGATGGAAATACTGGCCAGAGAATTCGAACTAGCAATATTTTGAAACATGGCTCCAAAGTCAACTATTTGGCTTTCTCAAATGGTGGACAAAAATTGGCATCTGTGTCTCACGATAAATCAGTTCGGCTTTGGGATACAAAAAGCGGTGTCCTTCTAAAGTGTTTTGAAGAACATTCGGATTGGGTTCGATGCGTTGCTTTCTCTTCAAATGGAAAGTACAttgcttcagcttctgaTGACTATACGGTCTTGATCTGGGATGTGACTGGTGTGGAAAGTCCCAAGACACTGACGGGCCATCGCGGCTATTGCCGCTGTGTTGCTTATTCTCCCGATGATAGCTATATTGTATCAGGTGGAAACGACCACCAGATTATA ATCACCGGTGGTGATGTTGATGTCACGGCCGTTGCGGTAACCCCAGACTCACAGCGAATATTAGCCTCTCTCAGCGACGGCACTCTCAAAGTCTGGGATCTTGGTAATGAGAAGGAACGGCAGGCACTTGATAAGGGGAAGGAGTTGCAGTCAATTACTCAAGAGACGGAACAGCAACCCATTACCCAAGAGAGGGAATTGCAGCCAATCCCTCAAGAGAAGGAACTGAAGTCAGTTACAACCTCTCATAAGAACGGCTTCAACAAGCTATTCTTTCCCAGCGATGCCGAGCAATATGTCATGACAGAGGTTGGGCCCATATATATTGGAGATGATACAGCCGAACAATACGTCAACCATCTCCCATATGCTTTGAAGTATGACGAGACGGAGCAGCAGTGGTGGATTACACATTTGGGCCAAGATGTCATATTTTTGCCCAAAGAGTATCATCCCGAAGATAAACATGCGGTAGCTGTTCTTGGACACAAAGTTGTGATAGGATGTAAGTCTGGAcaagctttattatttagttttaaagAAGGGAGTTTGGGTCTGAGTTAA
- a CDS encoding uncharacterized protein (EggNog:ENOG41), whose amino-acid sequence MDESELADQPPIQLGRWKGKGKAEGSRNELFYQGECSKDLEAFIAYCEIECPGDEAARVSFAAQHLDGPPMRDWYRHRQEDFEKEYGWQEFVEVLRHSLTSRDSTRDLLTSFHKNGMYSSSASVRLLTESYDIIDFLAIMLARRVDMVPITWDSEFRAQGRTATILEGGEAETANGRKWSFVFKRVHRETSKETDRSKEFQALMAEIYILGHPVVRHHPNIIDLEGVYWDTIYGEAWPVLVFKRATYGDLANFMKSEDGKKLSFEARIKLCREIANALLLMHSCHAIHGDLKPENILIFKDVESEYSAQVADFGYSTLFAQDAHSREVVLPASWPWTPP is encoded by the exons ATGGACGAATCTGAGCTGGCCGATCAGCCCCCCATCCAATTAGGACGATggaaaggcaaaggcaaagcagaAGGCTCTCGAAATGAGCTATTTTACCAGGGAGAGTGCTCCAAGGACCTGGAAGCATTTATTGCCTATTGCGAAATTGAGTGTCCCGGTGATGAAGCCGCCAGAGTCAGCTTTGCGGCCCAACATCTAGACGGCCCACCAATGCGTGATTGGTACCGACACCGCCAAGAGGACTTTGAAAAAGAGTACGGCTGGCAAGAATTTGTTGAAGTGCTCAGGCATTCTCTAACCTCTCGCGACTCCACGAGAGACTTGTTAACATCATTTCATAAGAATGGAATGTACTCTAGCAGTGCCTCTGTGAGGCTTCTGACGGAGTCGTATGATATCATTGACTTCCTTGCCATAATGCTGGCTAGAAGAGTGGACATGGTACCAATTACCTGGGACTCTGAGTTCAGAGCTCAGGGTAGGACTGCCACTATACTGGAAGGGGGGGAGGCTGAGACAGCTAATGGTCGCAAATGGAGCTTCGTTTTTAAACGCGTTCACCGCGAAACCTCCAAGGAAACAGATCGATCCAAAGAATTTCAAGCTTTAATGGCAGAAATATATATCCTAGGCCACCCAGTTGTACGCCATCATCCAAATATTATCGACTTGGAAGGAGTCTACTGGGACACAATTTACGGAGAGGCCTGGCCTGTTCTAGTCTTCAAAAGGGCAACGTACGGCGATTTAGCAAACTTTATGAAATCTGAGGATGGAAAAAAGCTGAGTTTTGAAGCAAGAATCAAGCTATGCCGAGAAATTGCAAATGCCCTCTTGCTGATGCATTCCTGCC ATGCTATCCACGGCGATCTCAAACCTGAAAACATTCTGATATTTAAAGATGTCGAGAGCGAGTATTCTGCTCAAGTTGCCGATTTTGGGTATTCGACTCTATTTGCTCAGGACGCTCACAGCCGTGAGGTGGTCTTGCCGGCATCGTGGCCCTGGACGCCCCCCTGA
- a CDS encoding uncharacterized protein (EggNog:ENOG41), with product MCPEKRRLQLEWLSAPFECYQEPLPLLDVYNKSVADLSDLSFDLIGAFSQFRTSGQLTWATVFRCLEVRAQKHADSSVRALAAYQLAFCYSVGFGTAVDKSQSQFWIQKSHKTQADLDDAIEMISEDTSCIFKDIIANVDYFDEVRPKIMQSVSATDILDTDEANDSSTADSKISPQDLFLSGSLVAWVAKSLGLNSEQVPAEVRMVPMDTTDRFEMEKKSKELTSKQFGIPKENLSTVFMKFCFNSDCSTSNFPLERSEVQPASGADPETTEAKEAKLILRMERKKRILGSEHDDTLRDMNELSQFYIAHQKLAEALTLQIHVMDTRKDKLGHEHPSSLESMQKVAWLCFKLGNYKESETITLDLLEIEKKVSGIKHSKTLARLDPLENLAKAYLSNDMCEDAVRIMELVMETRKKSLGTWNGSTLKAMFYLASLHIKNRKRLVEAEELLNTVIEMRDTFQIPGQNEMLEAMHLLSAVYLTRKTEPGMVKKIHDLGKWIKETQRQFKSSQSATCQVSHEEIDEKWSTKLDNFGQSVSDFVAENIDREGVEEDIRQAEEALELLDDESPDRSSVLGEISVAYMSKFNYYGDLEDSDIAAVWAEQAAIVLSEEDPQLAFRFAILGEIYDFRYKTTDEIDDLSSSIEWYEKSVIFSPDGSEQRAERMRILATHLHIKYERTMDTDILDLAIIWMEKLVEVGAAGNVDVFHIHVTLASLLSDRFSLSKHQEDIDEAIEVLESAQVIIPENIRQHLYYHTLSHYYRIRFENCGHSPNDVNEFVRLSEQAIEAFELLKTDTPVSIGHQNYSGFLLGALSNAQTTRYIHFGIPEDLNKAADNIDMAAGLVKPDNPRRQDILTIRASVQGLLHQASKKKS from the exons ATGTGCCCCGAGAAGAGAAGACTACAGTTGGAATGGCTCAGTGCTCCTTTTGAGTGCTACCA GGAACCACTTCCCCTCCTTGATGTGTACAACAAGTCTGTGGCAGACCTATCGGATCTTTCGTTTGAC TTGATCGGTGCTTTCTCTCAATTCAGAACTTCTGGCCAATTAACATGGGCTACGGTGTTTAGGTGCCTTGAGGTCCGCGCTCAGAAACATGCCGACAGTTCAGTTCGAGCTCTTGCTGCCTATCAGTTAGCTTTCTGCTATTCTGTGGGATTTGGAACTGCTGTAGACAAGTCTCAGTCACAATTTTGGATACAAAAAAGTCACAAAACCCAAGCTGACCTGGACGACGCCATTGAGATGATCAGTGAAGACACAAGCTGCATCTTCAAAGATATTATAGCCAACGTTGATTATTTTGACGAAGTGCGGCCTAAAATAATGCAATCTGTGAGTGCGACAGATATACTTGATACAGACGAAGCGAACGATTCCTCTACAGCAGACTCGAAAATATCTCCGCAggatctttttctttctggcTCACTGGTAGCGTGGGTTGCCAAATCTCTTGGATTAAACTCAGAACAAGTGCCTGCAGAAGTCAGGATGGTCCCCATGGACACTACCGACAGatttgagatggagaagaagtcaaaAGAACTTACTTCAAAACAGTTTGGAATTCCGAAAGAGAACCTGTCTACTGTTTTCATGAAATTCTGTTTTAATTCTGATTGTTCCACCAGCAACTTTCCTTTAGAAAGATCTGAAGTACAGCCTGCAAGTGGAGCTGACCCAGAGACTactgaagcaaaagaggctAAATTAATTCTCAGAATGGAacgaaagaagagaatttTGGGGTCTGAGCACGATGATACCCTGAGAGATATGAATGAACTCAGTCAATTCTATATTGCGCACCAGAAATTAGCAGAAGCTCTAACACTGCAAATCCACGTCATGGATACGCGAAAAGACAAACTGGGCCATGAACATCCTTCTTCCTTGGAATCTATGCAAAAGGTAGCATGGCTTTGCTTTAAGCTGGGAAACTATAAGGAATCCGAAACAATAACGCTTGATCTGCTGGAAATCGAGAAAAAAGTATCAGGCATCAAGCACAGCAAGACTTTAGCAAGGTTAGATCCCCTTGAGAATCTGGCTAAAGCATATTTGTCAAATGATATGTGTGAAGATGCTGTGCGCATTATGGAGCTCGTAATGGagacgaggaaaaaaagcttGGGAACGTGGAATGGGTCGACACTGAAAGCTATGTTTTATCTGGCTTCACTCCACATAAAGAATCGAAAAAGACTTGTTGAAGCGGAAGAGTTACTCAATACCGTTATCGAAATGAGGGACACATTCCAAATTCCCGGCCAAAACGAGATGTTAGAAGCAATGCACCTTTTATCTGCCGTTTATTTAACTCGAAAAACTGAACCGGGTATGGTAAAGAAAATACATGATCTCGGAAAATGGATCAAAGAGACCCAGCGGCAATTTAAAAGCTCTCAGTCTGCAACGTGCCAGGTCTCCCATGAGGAAATTGACGAGAAATGGAGTACCAAGCTTGATAACTTTGGGCAATCGGTATCAGATTTTGTGGCAGAAAATATCGATCGAGAGGGCGTTGAAGAGGATATTAggcaagctgaagaggcgCTGGAACTTCTAGACGACGAATCCCCTGATCGATCGAGTGTGCTGGGGGAAATATCGGTTGCCTACATGTCTAAGTTCAACTACTATGGGGACTTGGAAGACTCAGACATTGCCGCAGTATGGGCAGAGCAAGCAGCAATTGTTCTATCTGAGGAGGATCCACAACTAGCGTTTCGATTCGCGATTTTGGGAGAGATATATGACTTCCGGTACAAGACAACAGACGAAATTGATGATCTTTCAAGCTCTATCGAGTGGTATGAAAAATCTGTCATATTTTCACCTGATGGGAGTGAACAACGGGCTGAAAGAATGAGAATATTAGCCACCCATTTGCATATCAAATACGAGCGGACAATGGATACTGATATACTTGATTTGGCGATAATctggatggagaagctggtcgAGGTCGGAGCCGCCGGAAACGTAGACGTGTTTCATATTCATGTTAccttggcttctttgctgAGCGACCGGTTTTCATTATCGAAACACCAAGAAGACATCGACGAAGCTATTGAAGTGTTGGAGAGTGCCCAAGTCATCATACCAGAGAATATTCGCCAACACCTATACTATCACACTCTGTCGCATTATTACCGAATACGCTTCGAGAATTGCGGACACTCCCCAAATGACGTCAATGAGTTTGTTCGCTTATCAGAGCAAGCAATTGAGGCATTTGAGCTTTTAAAAACTGATACTCCAGTATCAATTGGTCACCAGAACTATTCCGGATTTCTGCTCGGTGCTTTGTCAAATGCTCAAACAACTAGGTATATACATTTTGGAATACCTGAAGATCTTAACAAAGCAGCAGACAACATTGATATGGCTGCTGGACTAGTTAAACCAGATAACCCTCGACGGCAGGACATCCTGACAATACGCGCGAGCGTGCAAGGGCTCCTACACCAAGCTTCGAAAAAGAAGTCttag
- a CDS encoding uncharacterized protein (EggNog:ENOG41) — translation MAQLQDEIKALLHVPEASHLNLEKESFFIPQDSLYQLLNEDKVTQVIDEIDEIPWHLKETTTVWIMKNGRRILAILSFLQLKRSYISKFMERDVFDEHLPLNENSLQAILPEPANSLFYDAQWQFSAPKLARDGVHRVFHPNHRLPFTINRWIDSGGFGDIYEIMIHPKHQNVPLLLSETDQSMVRKEFKPPRYKKHVANSDIQDDKEGFSNELRNLNILNELKHANIIQLLTSYTHNGRHNLIFPFVQDGNLEKLFKGDRPLQFDSDEKFLIALCGLSSAIQEVHYYTLQRLKIDLLGCHHDLKTKNILNHSMQEALVTI, via the exons ATGGCACAACTTCAGGACGAAATCAAGGCGCTATTGCACGTGCCCGAAGCCAGTCATCTCAATTTGGAAAAAGAATCGTTCTTTATACCTCAAGATTCTCTATACCAACTACTTAACGAAGACAAAGTTACTCAAGTAAtcgatgagattgatgagatACCATGGCACCTCAAGGAGACCACGACTGTATGGATAATGAAAAATGGTCGCCGAATTTTGGCTATTTTAAGTTTTCTTCAGTTGAAAAGGTCTTATATATCCAAGTTCATGGAGCGCGATGTGTTCGATGAACATCTCCCACTCAATGAAAATTCGCTTCAGGCTATTCTTCCAGAGCCAGCAAATAGCTTATTCTACGATGCGCAATGGCAATTTTCAGCTCCGAAATTGGCTAGGGATGGCGTCCATCGCGTGTTCCATCCAAATCACAGGCTACCCTTCACAATCAACCGCTGGATTGATTCTGGTGGCTTTGGTGACATATATGAGATTATGATTCATCCCAAGCACCAAAATGTGCCATTGCTTCTAAGCGAGACT GATCAATCGATGGTTCGGAAAGAGTTTAAGCCACCAAGATACAAAAAACATGTCGCCAATAGCGACATACAAGACGACAAAGAAGGATTTAGCAATGAGTTGCGCAACCTCAATATCTTAAACGAACTCAAGCACGCAAACATTATTCAATTATTGACTTCCTATACACACAATGGAAGACACAATCTTATCTTTCCATTTGTCCAGGACGGCAATCTAgaaaaactttttaaagGAGATCGACCATTACAGTTCGATTCGGATGAGAAATTTTTGATAGCTCTGTGTGGTTTGTCGTCAGCTATACAGGAAGTTCATTATTACACCCTCCAAAGATTAAAAATTGACCTGCTCGGCTGCCACCACGACCTTAAGACCAAAAATATCCTT AATCACTCTATGCAGGAGGCGCTGGTGACTATCTAG
- a CDS encoding uncharacterized protein (EggNog:ENOG41), with protein sequence MEAHETVVSSISSRVKHFHQLQKPFRLYHGATNSTRRSHRSSDNTIDTSRLNHVLAVDAAARTAVVEPNVPMDVLVGETLRHGLVPPVVMELPGITVGGGFSGTSGESSSFRYGAFDATINWIEIVLPDGDVVRASKTERQDLFWGAASAFGTLGVVTLLEVQLKEAKKFVQLEYSLAAGAAAMLKRVQKACDVSENDYVDAIVFSMDTTVVCVGRLTDELPAGTKPVGFLGRSDPWFYTRAKEVVERLKTTGLGNVKEMLVTDYVPLEDYLFRYDRGGFWTAVYAYRYFITPFNRITRYILDSFMHARVMYRAVHKSGLADYYMVQDVGVPYDKVVEFQTWLDKELHIYPLWICPLRIRRDDPDSGHGLHSEFAKPNTPDLMNFGVWGGVKGNRRQVIEKNRALERKVQELNGKKWLYAHAYYTEDEFWSHYDRTSYDALRKKYKAEYLPSVYDKVKVDVEGEEKARNATFKSRSKAAFWDLWPLAGLRGFYSAVKGG encoded by the coding sequence ATGGAAGCTCACGAGACAGTCGTCTCCTCCATATCGTCGCGCGTCAAGCACTTCCACCAACTGCAGAAGCCCTTCCGCCTCTACCACGGCGCCACCAACAGCACGCGCCGCTCGCACCGCAGCTCCGACAACACCATCGACACCAGCCGGCTGAACCACGTGCTCGCcgtcgatgccgccgccaggacGGCCGTCGTGGAGCCGAACGTGCCGATGGACGTCCTCGTCGGCGAGACGCTGCGCCATGGCCTGGTGCCGCCGGTGGTGATGGAGCTGCCCGGCATCAccgtcggcggcggcttctcgGGCACGTCGGGCGAGAGCAGCTCGTTCCGCTACGGCGCCTTTGACGCGACCATCAACTGGATCGAGATTGTGCTGCCCGACGGCGACGTGGTGCGGGCGTCCAAGACGGAGCGGCAGGACCTGTTCTGGGGCGCGGCGTCGGCGTTTGGCACGCTGGGCGTCGTGACGCTGCTGGAGGTgcagctcaaggaggccaagaagttCGTGCAGCTGGAGTATTCGCTGGCGGCGGGCGCGGCGGCCATGCTGAAGCGGGTGCAGAAGGCCTGCGATGTGTCTGAGAACGACTACGTCGACGCCATTGTGTTTTCCATGGACACCACCGTTGTCTGTGTGGGGAGGCTGACGGATGAGCTCCCCGCTGGGACGAAGCCGGTGGGATTTCTCGGCCGCAGCGATCCGTGGTTCTACACGCGGGCCAAGGAGGTCGTGGAGCGGCTCAAGACGACGGGGCTGGGAAACGTCAAGGAAATGCTCGTCACAGACTATGTGCCCCTGGAGGACTATCTCTTCCGCTACGACCGCGGCGGCTTCTGGACGGCCGTGTACGCGTACCGCTACTTCATCACGCCCTTCAACAGGATCACCAGATACATCCTCGACTCCTTCATGCACGCCCGCGTCATGTACCGCGCCGTGCACAAGAGCGGCCTCGCAGACTACTACATGGTCCAGGACGTCGGCGTCCCGTACGATAAAGTGGTCGAATTCCAGACCTGGCTGGACAAGGAGCTGCACATTTACCCCCTCTGGATCTGCCCTCTGCGCATCCGCCGCGACGACCCGGACTCTGGGCACGGCTTGCACTCGGAGTTTGCCAAGCCGAACACCCCGGACCTGATGAACTTTGGCGTCTGGGGCGGCGTCAAGGGCAATCGCCGCCAAGTCATTGAAAAGAACCGCGCGCTGGAACGCAAAGTCCAGGAATTGAACGGCAAGAAGTGGCTGTATGCGCATGCGTATTATACCGAGGACGAATTCTGGTCACATTACGACAGGACGTCGTACGATGCGTTGAGGAAGAAGTACAAGGCCGAGTATTTACCGAGTGTGTACGACAAAGTCAAGGTTGACGTGGAAGGCGAGGAGAAGGCGAGGAACGCAACGTTCAAGTCGAGGAGCAAAGCCGCGTTTTGGGATCTTTGGCCGTTGGCGGGATTGAGGGGGTTTTATAGTGCGGTGAAGGGGGGGTGA
- a CDS encoding uncharacterized protein (EggNog:ENOG41~TransMembrane:1 (n6-14c19/20o67-85i)), whose product MSARSSTALFRTALRPAFASRSAIAPFSTTVSARATTYGHKDDLGGPGGQQPPPRNPGGPDALKRNWMAIGGAALAVLIGYNFFAKDPEEAKKQRDKTLGEMSGRTKTEMGGFRHD is encoded by the exons ATGTCTGCAAGATCATCTACAGCCCTCTTCCGCACCGCCCTCCGCCCAGCCTTTGCCTCTCGCTCCGCCATCGCCCCCTTTAGCACCACCGTCTCGGCCCGGGCCACTACGTACGGCCACAAAGACGACCTCGGCGGGCCCGGTGGCCAACAGCCTCCACCGCGGAATCCGGGCGGACCCGACGCTCTGAAGCGTAATTG GATGGCCATTGGCGGTGCTGCCCTCGCCGTGCTCATCGGCTACAACTTCTTCGCAAAGGACcccgaggaggccaagaagcagcgcgACAAGACGCTTGGCGAGATGAGTGGGAGGACAAAGACGGAGATGGGCGGCTTTCGACATGACTGA